The following proteins are co-located in the Nonlabens ponticola genome:
- a CDS encoding 3-hydroxyacyl-CoA dehydrogenase/enoyl-CoA hydratase family protein → MGKRRIKHVTVIGSGIMGSGIACHFANIGCEVLLLDIVPRELNDKEKAKGLSLQDKVVRNRMVDENLAAAIKSNPAPLYKKSFANRISTGNLEDDLSKIKNTDWIIEVVVERLDIKKSVFEQIEKHRKPGTLITSNTSGIPIQFMNEGRSEDFRKHFAVTHFFNPPRYLKLFEVVPGPDCDQEVTDFLMHYGEKFLGKTSVLAKDTPAFIGNRVGIFSIQSLFHTVKEMGLTVSEVDKLTGPVIGRPKSATFRTVDVVGLDTLVHVANGVYENAPEDEHRDTFKLPTFIDTMMQNKWLGSKSGQGFYKKVKGKDGKSEIHGLNLDTMEYALEPRAKFATLEMTKTIDHVPDRFPVLIKGKDKAGEFYRKSFASLFAYVQHRIPEISDELYRIDDAMCAGFGWENGPFEIWDAIGIQKGMDLIKEIGKEPASWVTEMLEKGFDSFYTVKDGATYYYSIPDKDYVKKLGQDSVIILDNIRKSQEIWSNSGVSIQDLGDGIINCEFRSKMNSIGGDVLAGVNKALDLAEERYDGLVIANQGANFSVGANIGMIFMMAVEQEYDELNMAVAQFQNTCMRLRYSSIPTVVAPQQMTLGGGCEMSLHADAVVAHAETYIGLVEFGVGLIPGGGGSKEMTLRAAKGFGTGDVELNRLREYFLTIGQAKVATSAHEAYDLGILEHGKDKVVVNAAHQIAAAKAEARMLADMGYTQPPPNRNIKVLGQQALGMFLVGTDAMEAGKYISEHDKKIANKLAYVMAGGDLSQAQEVSEQYLLDLEREAFLSLTGERKTLERLQHMLQKGKPLRN, encoded by the coding sequence ATGGGAAAACGTAGAATCAAACACGTAACCGTCATAGGTTCTGGTATTATGGGTAGCGGTATCGCTTGCCATTTTGCTAACATAGGTTGCGAGGTGCTCCTACTGGACATCGTTCCTAGAGAACTTAACGATAAGGAAAAAGCAAAAGGATTGTCACTACAAGACAAAGTCGTGCGCAACCGCATGGTTGATGAGAATCTTGCCGCCGCCATTAAAAGTAATCCAGCGCCGCTTTATAAAAAGTCATTTGCTAACAGAATCTCAACTGGTAATCTTGAGGACGATTTGTCTAAAATCAAAAATACCGACTGGATCATTGAGGTAGTCGTTGAAAGACTTGACATTAAAAAGTCAGTTTTTGAGCAGATTGAAAAGCACCGCAAGCCAGGAACACTAATCACGTCAAACACCTCTGGAATTCCTATCCAGTTTATGAATGAAGGTCGCAGCGAGGATTTCCGTAAGCACTTTGCAGTGACACACTTCTTTAATCCACCACGTTACCTCAAGTTATTTGAGGTTGTTCCAGGTCCAGATTGTGATCAGGAAGTGACCGATTTCTTGATGCACTATGGTGAGAAATTTTTGGGAAAGACATCTGTTCTTGCAAAGGACACTCCAGCATTTATTGGTAACCGCGTTGGTATTTTCTCTATCCAGAGTCTATTTCACACCGTTAAGGAAATGGGACTTACCGTTTCTGAGGTTGATAAATTAACCGGACCTGTGATAGGTAGACCTAAGTCGGCTACATTCAGAACGGTTGATGTTGTCGGTCTTGATACCTTAGTACATGTAGCTAATGGTGTATATGAAAACGCGCCTGAAGACGAGCATAGAGATACCTTCAAATTGCCAACTTTCATCGACACGATGATGCAAAACAAGTGGCTAGGAAGTAAATCTGGTCAAGGTTTCTACAAAAAAGTAAAAGGTAAAGATGGTAAGAGTGAAATTCACGGTCTCAACCTAGATACCATGGAATACGCCTTGGAGCCTAGAGCCAAGTTTGCGACATTGGAAATGACCAAAACTATTGATCATGTACCAGATCGTTTTCCAGTCTTAATTAAAGGAAAAGACAAAGCAGGTGAGTTTTACCGCAAGAGTTTTGCGTCATTATTTGCTTATGTCCAACATAGAATCCCAGAAATATCAGACGAGTTATACCGTATTGATGATGCGATGTGCGCAGGTTTTGGATGGGAAAACGGACCATTTGAGATTTGGGATGCCATAGGCATTCAAAAAGGTATGGACCTCATTAAAGAAATAGGAAAAGAGCCAGCTTCATGGGTTACTGAAATGCTCGAAAAAGGTTTTGACTCTTTCTACACAGTCAAAGACGGTGCGACATACTACTACTCTATTCCGGATAAGGATTACGTCAAGAAACTAGGTCAGGATAGCGTGATCATACTAGATAACATTAGAAAGTCTCAGGAAATCTGGAGCAATTCTGGTGTATCCATTCAAGATCTGGGTGATGGTATCATCAACTGTGAGTTCCGTTCTAAGATGAACTCAATTGGTGGTGATGTGCTAGCAGGTGTGAATAAAGCACTTGATCTTGCAGAAGAACGCTATGATGGATTAGTAATTGCTAATCAAGGTGCAAACTTCTCTGTTGGTGCAAACATTGGTATGATATTTATGATGGCTGTTGAGCAAGAATATGACGAGCTCAATATGGCAGTAGCTCAATTCCAGAATACCTGTATGAGATTGCGCTATTCCAGCATTCCAACGGTGGTAGCACCGCAACAAATGACGTTAGGTGGTGGTTGTGAAATGTCATTACATGCAGATGCTGTCGTGGCACACGCAGAGACTTACATCGGTCTTGTTGAATTCGGTGTTGGACTGATCCCTGGTGGTGGAGGTTCTAAAGAAATGACCTTGAGAGCCGCTAAAGGATTTGGAACTGGTGATGTAGAATTGAATCGTTTGAGAGAATATTTCTTGACCATCGGTCAGGCTAAAGTTGCGACAAGTGCACACGAGGCATACGATTTAGGAATATTAGAACACGGTAAGGACAAAGTGGTTGTGAACGCAGCGCATCAAATCGCAGCAGCAAAAGCTGAAGCTAGAATGTTAGCAGACATGGGCTACACTCAGCCGCCACCGAATAGGAATATTAAGGTGTTAGGTCAACAGGCGCTCGGAATGTTCTTGGTAGGAACAGACGCTATGGAAGCTGGAAAATACATCAGCGAGCATGATAAGAAGATTGCCAATAAGCTAGCATATGTTATGGCTGGTGGTGACTTGAGTCAAGCACAAGAAGTGTCAGAGCAATACTTACTAGATCTAGAAAGAGAAGCTTTCTTAAGTCTAACAGGTGAGCGCAAAACATTGGAACGCTTGCAGCACATGTTGCAAAAAGGAAAACCTCTAAGAAACTAA
- a CDS encoding acetyl-CoA C-acyltransferase produces the protein MNKTAYIVAAKRTAVGKSGRGVFRFKRPDQLAAETIQGMLKDVPDFDKGRIDDMIIGNAMPEAEQGLNMARQISLLALDRVDVPGTTINRWCASGLDAIAAGVARIQSGMAECVVAGGVESMSYVPMGGYKPTPDYKLAKEGHEDYYWGMGLTAEEVANQYNVSREEQDQFAYESQMKALKAQEEDRFQDQIVPIEVEEVYLDENGKKQTRTYTVTKDEGPRKGTNVEALSKLRPVFAAGGSVTAGNSSQTSDGAAFTLIMSEEMVNELGIKPIAKMVSFAVAAVEPRIMGIAPIEAIPKALKQAGLKKEDMALIELNEAFASQSVAVVRELDLNKEVVNVNGGAIALGHPLGCTGAKLSVQIFDEMRKRGNQGKHCMVTMCVGTGQGAAGIFEFLN, from the coding sequence ATGAACAAAACAGCATATATAGTAGCCGCAAAAAGAACAGCGGTAGGAAAATCTGGAAGAGGCGTTTTTAGGTTCAAAAGACCTGATCAACTAGCTGCCGAGACCATTCAAGGAATGTTGAAGGATGTTCCTGATTTTGATAAAGGGCGCATAGACGACATGATCATAGGTAACGCAATGCCAGAAGCAGAACAAGGGTTGAACATGGCGCGTCAGATTTCGTTATTAGCATTAGATCGTGTTGATGTTCCCGGAACAACCATTAATAGATGGTGTGCCTCAGGACTGGATGCCATCGCAGCTGGTGTGGCACGTATACAATCTGGTATGGCAGAATGTGTGGTAGCTGGTGGCGTTGAGAGCATGAGTTATGTACCTATGGGTGGTTACAAGCCTACACCAGATTACAAACTCGCCAAAGAAGGTCATGAAGACTACTATTGGGGAATGGGATTGACAGCCGAAGAAGTGGCTAATCAATACAATGTATCACGTGAAGAGCAAGATCAGTTTGCGTATGAATCGCAAATGAAAGCACTCAAAGCTCAAGAAGAAGATCGTTTTCAGGATCAAATCGTACCAATTGAGGTAGAAGAAGTTTATTTAGATGAAAACGGCAAGAAACAAACACGCACTTATACTGTAACCAAAGATGAAGGACCACGTAAGGGAACTAATGTAGAGGCGCTGTCTAAGCTGCGTCCCGTATTTGCAGCTGGTGGTAGCGTTACCGCTGGTAATAGCTCGCAAACTAGTGATGGTGCCGCATTCACACTTATCATGAGTGAAGAAATGGTCAATGAGCTGGGCATCAAGCCAATCGCAAAAATGGTCAGTTTCGCCGTTGCCGCAGTTGAGCCACGCATCATGGGTATCGCTCCTATCGAGGCGATCCCAAAAGCATTGAAACAAGCTGGTCTCAAGAAAGAAGATATGGCACTTATTGAATTGAACGAGGCATTTGCCAGTCAATCAGTAGCCGTCGTACGTGAATTAGATCTCAATAAAGAGGTCGTCAATGTCAACGGTGGTGCGATTGCCTTGGGCCATCCACTAGGTTGTACGGGCGCCAAATTATCGGTGCAAATCTTTGACGAGATGCGCAAACGTGGCAATCAAGGCAAGCACTGTATGGTCACCATGTGCGTTGGTACTGGTCAAGGAGCTGCAGGAATATTTGAATTTTTAAACTAA
- a CDS encoding response regulator transcription factor yields MIQLMIVEDHKSLIDGLELLIKNDPDIEVVATATDGTELLKILEHKKAHLILTDISMPKMNGIELCTQVKEKYPAVKVVAFTMFDDATAVKDMLQAGADGYLLKTRSLQEVLESVKKVMQGETVVDASIDPKLAESTTVIDDDILSRSEREILKLIAAGNNSTEIAAIRHTAVSTIHKHRKNMIMKLGLHGKGELLRYALQKHAHYR; encoded by the coding sequence ATGATACAGTTGATGATTGTTGAGGATCATAAATCCTTGATTGACGGTCTGGAACTCCTGATCAAGAACGATCCTGATATTGAGGTGGTCGCCACAGCAACAGATGGAACTGAACTGCTCAAGATTCTAGAACATAAAAAAGCCCATTTGATCCTGACCGACATCAGCATGCCTAAGATGAATGGTATAGAATTGTGCACGCAGGTGAAAGAGAAATATCCAGCGGTAAAAGTGGTAGCGTTTACTATGTTTGATGATGCCACCGCTGTAAAGGATATGCTGCAAGCAGGCGCAGATGGTTACCTATTGAAAACCAGATCACTGCAAGAAGTGCTTGAATCTGTAAAAAAAGTAATGCAAGGCGAGACTGTGGTTGATGCCTCCATTGATCCTAAACTAGCGGAAAGCACTACTGTTATCGATGACGATATTCTCTCACGCAGCGAGCGCGAGATACTCAAACTGATTGCCGCTGGCAATAATAGCACAGAGATTGCGGCCATACGCCACACAGCGGTAAGCACCATCCACAAACACCGCAAGAACATGATCATGAAGCTAGGTTTGCATGGAAAAGGCGAGCTGCTGCGCTATGCGCTACAAAAACACGCGCATTACCGTTAG
- a CDS encoding tetratricopeptide repeat-containing sensor histidine kinase, translated as MIKKVLFIIIVLFLSWQTFGQASLLDSIQKKHDVGAYKDGRKILLEVDTTDFTELQKSKYLYVHAISHINIEGEMQETYNTLLNAKKLVGERDLSLLFNINDELIYSQYSLVQVESTANELMDENCAIAQIIKKPDALIGCNSYKYMRIDDDDPLEYEKKLALLHDSRSLAFNANLDRVEGNMLINIATTHELGQRFDSALYYYNKSKQFVEKKNYAPTTIVYYSNLGYTYIQLKRYDEAIEVLNKALELSEAQDLQPNKSKILMNLATAYERSNDYQKSSETYQKVIAYSNEKNETVRFNNLQELETKYQVQERKLENAELAAENERQTTMTIAVAGSALTLFLIGGFVYNNQRKKKRLAEQEAELEKQRADNLLKNQELATIDAMITGQEKERRKIAGELHDDLGSSMTTMRLYFDQISNSLKTSEDQDIYNRTKALLDDTYQTVRSMSHRMHYGVMASKGLVPSVQSLAQRISDSKAIQIEVITHKMDRNLENSLELNIFRIVQELLSNIVKHAGAKHATVNLIGGDDSIHIMVEDDGHGFDTTLKRKKEGMGLYSIETRLEDIDGTVEVDSTINHGTTVTIEIPLI; from the coding sequence ATGATTAAAAAAGTATTATTCATCATCATTGTGCTGTTTCTATCGTGGCAAACCTTTGGTCAGGCAAGTCTTTTGGATAGCATTCAAAAAAAACATGATGTTGGTGCTTATAAAGATGGCAGAAAAATTTTATTGGAAGTAGATACCACGGACTTCACAGAATTACAAAAAAGCAAATACTTGTATGTTCACGCTATTTCACACATCAATATTGAAGGTGAGATGCAAGAGACTTACAATACTCTATTGAATGCTAAAAAGTTAGTTGGTGAAAGAGATTTGTCACTTCTGTTTAATATAAATGATGAGCTTATTTATTCTCAATATTCATTGGTACAGGTAGAAAGTACTGCTAATGAGTTAATGGATGAGAATTGTGCCATTGCTCAAATAATTAAAAAACCCGATGCACTTATAGGATGTAATTCTTATAAATACATGCGTATCGACGACGATGATCCTTTAGAATATGAAAAAAAACTTGCGTTATTGCATGATTCAAGGTCACTAGCTTTTAATGCTAATTTAGACCGAGTAGAAGGAAATATGTTAATAAACATAGCTACTACACACGAATTGGGGCAGCGATTTGATTCGGCGCTATACTATTACAATAAATCAAAACAGTTTGTTGAGAAAAAAAATTATGCGCCAACTACTATAGTTTATTATTCGAATCTAGGATATACCTACATACAATTGAAAAGGTATGATGAAGCCATAGAGGTTTTGAACAAAGCTTTGGAGCTATCTGAAGCTCAAGATTTACAACCTAATAAGTCCAAAATATTGATGAATCTAGCGACTGCCTATGAGAGATCAAATGATTATCAAAAGAGTTCTGAAACTTATCAGAAAGTGATAGCCTACTCAAATGAAAAAAATGAAACGGTTCGTTTCAACAACTTACAAGAACTAGAAACCAAATATCAAGTCCAAGAACGCAAACTAGAAAACGCAGAACTAGCAGCAGAAAACGAGCGGCAAACCACGATGACAATAGCCGTTGCAGGCAGCGCTTTAACCCTGTTTCTTATAGGTGGTTTTGTGTATAACAATCAACGCAAGAAAAAGCGACTCGCAGAGCAAGAAGCCGAACTTGAAAAGCAACGCGCCGACAACCTTTTGAAAAACCAAGAGCTCGCTACTATAGACGCGATGATCACAGGCCAAGAGAAGGAACGCCGCAAAATTGCTGGAGAATTGCACGATGATCTAGGCAGTTCTATGACAACTATGCGATTGTATTTTGACCAGATAAGCAACAGCCTGAAAACGAGTGAAGATCAAGATATATACAACCGCACCAAGGCGTTGCTTGACGATACTTATCAAACGGTACGCAGCATGTCACACCGCATGCATTATGGCGTGATGGCTAGTAAGGGTCTGGTACCATCAGTGCAATCTCTAGCACAACGTATTAGCGACAGCAAGGCTATACAGATTGAGGTGATCACACATAAAATGGATCGTAATCTAGAGAACTCGCTGGAGCTCAATATTTTCCGTATCGTTCAGGAGTTGCTGAGCAATATTGTAAAGCATGCTGGTGCAAAACACGCAACCGTCAACCTTATAGGAGGTGATGATAGCATTCACATCATGGTAGAAGACGACGGCCATGGTTTTGATACGACTTTAAAACGCAAAAAAGAAGGCATGGGATTGTACAGTATAGAAACTCGGCTTGAAGACATCGATGGTACTGTAGAAGTGGACAGCACCATCAATCACGGCACTACCGTAACCATTGAAATACCCTTAATATGA
- a CDS encoding MarR family winged helix-turn-helix transcriptional regulator: protein MRDKTIDYVLRSTWMAVAKMYNEQAGTKNSTMATGFALISIDHEDGTPSTALGPKMGMEATSLSRTLKGMEEKGLITRSRNPEDGRSVLIHLTDYGKEMREFSKSVVKTFDNAVKEKISAEKLSTFLEVAQHIHDLVNSKNIYKQKHVQVEN, encoded by the coding sequence ATGAGAGATAAAACGATAGATTATGTGTTGCGCAGTACATGGATGGCTGTTGCCAAAATGTACAACGAGCAAGCTGGTACAAAAAACAGCACCATGGCAACTGGCTTTGCACTCATAAGCATTGATCATGAAGATGGTACACCTAGTACGGCGCTAGGACCTAAAATGGGAATGGAAGCCACTTCCCTATCGCGCACGCTTAAAGGAATGGAAGAAAAAGGATTGATCACGAGATCTAGAAATCCTGAAGATGGCCGCAGCGTTTTAATACACCTAACAGACTATGGCAAGGAGATGCGCGAGTTTTCTAAAAGTGTCGTTAAAACCTTTGACAATGCGGTTAAAGAAAAGATTTCAGCAGAAAAATTAAGTACCTTTCTGGAGGTGGCACAGCATATTCATGATCTGGTCAACTCTAAGAATATATACAAACAAAAACACGTACAAGTAGAAAACTAA
- a CDS encoding M28 family peptidase yields MDLYNIIDEVSADRIEKDVRKLAGFGTRNTFSDTVSDTRGIGAARRWIKAEFDKISADCGGCLEVFYQKDFVTTDMGSRIPKDAYVVNVIAIQRGTTNPNDFVMMSGDIDSRASDTMDFTTDAPGANDNASGMAGTIEAARVLSKRTFKNSIVYVGLSGEEQGLFGGKGLANYAEKNNWNVIGFLNNDMIGNIQGVDGVIDNREFRIFSEPTDPTETDRQRGARRFYGGEVDGISRQLARYLHNSVQTYMPEMRPMMVYRLDRFGRGGHHRPFNDLGFAGIRIMEAHENYTQQHQDIRTENGIAYGDVVEHVNFPYARKLTAVNAINLAQLAWAPTRPQNVKIGGIVEANAKLKWDAVKGAAGYKVYWRDTTSPTWDHSRYVGNVTEFELEGIVIDNFFFGVAAVGADGVESIVSFPSGIMR; encoded by the coding sequence ATGGATCTCTACAATATCATCGACGAGGTAAGTGCAGATCGTATTGAGAAGGATGTGCGCAAATTGGCTGGTTTTGGAACGCGTAATACGTTTTCAGACACCGTTTCAGACACTCGTGGTATTGGTGCTGCACGTCGCTGGATCAAGGCAGAATTTGATAAAATCAGTGCCGACTGTGGTGGTTGTCTAGAGGTTTTCTATCAGAAGGATTTTGTGACTACAGATATGGGTAGCCGTATTCCTAAAGATGCTTATGTGGTGAACGTGATTGCCATACAGCGCGGCACGACCAATCCTAATGATTTTGTGATGATGAGCGGCGACATTGACTCACGAGCCAGCGACACCATGGATTTCACGACTGATGCGCCTGGCGCTAATGATAATGCTAGCGGTATGGCAGGAACTATTGAGGCTGCAAGAGTGCTGAGCAAACGCACCTTCAAAAATTCCATAGTCTACGTAGGATTGAGCGGTGAGGAACAAGGGCTTTTTGGCGGTAAAGGACTAGCTAACTATGCCGAAAAAAATAATTGGAATGTCATAGGATTTTTGAATAATGATATGATAGGAAACATACAAGGCGTTGATGGCGTAATTGATAATCGTGAGTTTAGAATCTTCTCTGAGCCAACTGATCCCACCGAAACAGATCGCCAGCGTGGAGCTCGCAGGTTCTACGGCGGCGAGGTTGACGGAATTTCCAGACAATTGGCCAGATATTTGCACAACAGTGTACAAACGTACATGCCAGAGATGCGACCTATGATGGTGTATCGATTGGACCGTTTTGGCCGTGGTGGTCATCACAGACCTTTTAATGATCTAGGTTTTGCGGGTATACGCATTATGGAAGCTCATGAAAACTACACACAACAACACCAAGACATCAGGACAGAAAATGGAATCGCCTATGGCGACGTCGTAGAGCACGTGAATTTTCCTTATGCAAGAAAGCTTACCGCTGTTAATGCTATCAATCTAGCACAATTGGCTTGGGCACCTACCCGACCGCAAAATGTCAAAATAGGCGGTATTGTTGAAGCCAATGCAAAATTGAAATGGGATGCCGTCAAGGGTGCAGCTGGTTATAAGGTGTACTGGCGAGATACTACGAGTCCAACTTGGGACCATTCTAGATATGTAGGCAATGTGACAGAATTTGAACTGGAAGGCATCGTGATCGATAACTTTTTCTTTGGCGTGGCGGCCGTCGGCGCCGATGGTGTCGAGAGCATCGTTTCGTTTCCATCTGGTATCATGAGATAA
- a CDS encoding mechanosensitive ion channel family protein — MENFNTETVVNLVLEYGIPVLKALLIYMIGAWLIAKAVRITSKIMEKREYEETLRKFLLNIIRWGLWVLLLVTVVGTLGVETSSFAAVLAAAGLAIGLALQGSLSNFAGGVLLLLFKPFKVGDTIEAQGITGTVKEIDILQTKVLQFSKKLAIIPNGPLLNGNIINFDTEGILRVETQIGVSYDADLPATLDALRKLCTDHPLTLEDPAPIVEVVTNADSSINILVRPYTKTEDHWTVFFYLQKNFKPTLEAIGVEIPFPQMDIHRKN, encoded by the coding sequence ATGGAAAATTTCAATACAGAAACCGTTGTCAATCTAGTTTTAGAATACGGTATACCTGTCTTAAAAGCTTTATTAATCTATATGATTGGCGCTTGGCTTATCGCTAAGGCGGTAAGGATTACGAGCAAAATCATGGAGAAGCGCGAGTATGAAGAAACGCTGCGCAAATTCTTGCTTAACATCATACGTTGGGGTTTATGGGTATTATTATTGGTGACTGTGGTAGGCACATTAGGAGTCGAGACCAGTAGTTTTGCTGCCGTTCTTGCTGCTGCAGGTCTTGCTATCGGTTTAGCTCTGCAAGGTTCGCTGTCTAATTTTGCAGGCGGCGTGCTGTTATTATTGTTTAAGCCATTCAAGGTTGGCGACACGATTGAGGCTCAGGGCATTACAGGAACCGTCAAGGAAATTGACATTTTACAGACCAAGGTTTTACAGTTCTCAAAAAAGCTAGCGATCATTCCTAATGGTCCATTACTCAATGGGAACATCATCAATTTTGATACAGAAGGTATTTTGCGTGTAGAAACCCAGATAGGCGTAAGCTATGATGCAGACCTTCCTGCTACCCTAGATGCGCTGCGCAAATTGTGTACAGATCATCCGCTCACGCTGGAAGATCCTGCGCCTATTGTTGAAGTAGTCACTAACGCTGACAGCAGCATTAATATCCTAGTACGACCTTATACCAAAACCGAAGATCACTGGACTGTTTTCTTCTATTTACAGAAGAACTTCAAACCAACGCTAGAAGCTATTGGTGTTGAGATTCCATTTCCGCAAATGGATATACATCGCAAGAATTAA
- a CDS encoding acyl-CoA dehydrogenase family protein: MATETAEKKMIRGGQFIVTETAAEDVFTPEDFSDEQKMMKESVTEFVDKEIVPHKERFEKKDYALTEEVMRKAGEMGFLGIAVPEEYDGLGMGFVSTMLVCDYISGATGSIATAFGAHTGIGTMPITLYGTEEQKKKYVPKLATGEWFGAYCLTEPGAGSDANSGKTKAELTEDGKHYKINGQKMWISNAGFCNVFVVFARLGEDKNITGFIVENDPSNGISMGEEEHKLGIHSSSTRQVFFNDTMVPVENMLAGQGEGFKIAMNALNVGRIKLAAACLDAQRRVISLATQYANDREQFNTPIAKFGAIRKKIADMATNAYVGESASYRAAKDIENRIHKRQEEGATFAEAELKGVEEFAIECSILKVAVSEDMQECSDEGIQIYGGMGFSADAPMEAAWRDARISRIYEGTNEINRMLAVGMLVKKAMKGHVNLLEPAMAVGQELTSIPSFDTPDYSQLFAEEKEMLKKLKKVFLMVAGSAVQKLGTELEKHQQLLLAASDILIEIYMAESAILRTEKNANRYGEESQKEQIAMSQLYLYKAAKIIQARAEEGIAGFAEGDEQRMMLMGLKRFAKYANLPNVIELRNIIADKVTEENKYPF, encoded by the coding sequence ATGGCAACAGAAACAGCAGAAAAAAAGATGATACGCGGTGGACAGTTCATTGTAACTGAAACGGCTGCGGAAGATGTGTTCACACCAGAGGATTTCTCTGATGAGCAGAAAATGATGAAAGAGTCGGTAACCGAGTTTGTCGACAAGGAAATTGTACCGCACAAAGAACGTTTTGAGAAGAAGGACTATGCACTCACTGAAGAAGTAATGCGCAAGGCCGGTGAGATGGGCTTCCTAGGAATCGCCGTACCAGAAGAATACGATGGTCTAGGAATGGGCTTTGTCTCAACCATGCTAGTTTGTGACTACATTTCTGGCGCTACAGGTTCTATTGCAACCGCGTTTGGTGCGCATACAGGAATTGGTACCATGCCTATTACCTTGTACGGAACTGAAGAACAAAAGAAAAAGTACGTTCCTAAACTTGCCACTGGTGAGTGGTTTGGAGCATACTGTTTGACTGAGCCGGGTGCTGGATCTGATGCCAACTCTGGTAAAACAAAAGCAGAACTTACCGAAGATGGTAAGCATTATAAGATCAACGGTCAAAAGATGTGGATCTCAAATGCGGGTTTCTGTAATGTATTTGTGGTTTTCGCACGATTAGGTGAAGACAAAAACATCACTGGTTTTATCGTTGAAAATGATCCTAGTAATGGTATTTCTATGGGTGAAGAAGAGCACAAGCTTGGTATACACTCTTCCTCTACTCGTCAGGTATTTTTCAACGATACCATGGTACCAGTAGAAAATATGCTTGCTGGTCAAGGTGAAGGTTTTAAAATCGCGATGAATGCCTTGAACGTAGGTCGTATTAAGCTGGCTGCTGCCTGTCTAGATGCACAACGTCGTGTAATCTCGCTTGCAACGCAGTATGCTAATGATCGTGAGCAGTTCAATACGCCGATTGCTAAGTTTGGTGCGATACGCAAGAAGATTGCTGATATGGCAACCAATGCTTACGTAGGTGAAAGTGCATCATATCGAGCAGCAAAAGACATTGAAAACAGAATCCATAAGCGTCAGGAAGAAGGTGCCACTTTCGCGGAAGCGGAATTGAAAGGTGTAGAAGAATTTGCGATTGAGTGTTCTATTCTTAAAGTTGCGGTTTCTGAAGATATGCAGGAATGTAGTGATGAAGGAATTCAGATCTACGGTGGTATGGGCTTTAGTGCCGATGCACCAATGGAAGCTGCCTGGAGAGATGCTCGTATCTCACGTATCTATGAAGGTACTAACGAGATCAATCGTATGCTAGCCGTTGGAATGTTGGTAAAGAAAGCTATGAAAGGTCATGTAAACTTACTAGAGCCAGCAATGGCTGTAGGTCAAGAATTGACTTCGATCCCATCATTTGATACACCAGATTATTCTCAACTATTTGCAGAAGAGAAAGAAATGCTCAAGAAGCTGAAAAAAGTATTCTTGATGGTGGCTGGTAGCGCTGTACAAAAATTAGGTACAGAACTAGAGAAGCACCAACAATTGCTACTTGCTGCATCTGATATCTTGATTGAGATCTACATGGCAGAAAGTGCGATTTTGAGAACTGAGAAAAATGCAAACCGTTACGGCGAAGAATCTCAGAAAGAACAAATCGCCATGTCTCAGTTGTATCTATATAAAGCTGCAAAAATCATTCAGGCGAGAGCTGAAGAAGGTATCGCAGGTTTTGCAGAAGGCGACGAGCAACGCATGATGCTGATGGGCTTGAAACGTTTTGCAAAATACGCTAACTTACCTAACGTAATCGAGTTGAGAAACATCATCGCAGATAAAGTAACAGAAGAGAATAAATACCCATTCTAG